A genomic window from Cotesia glomerata isolate CgM1 linkage group LG7, MPM_Cglom_v2.3, whole genome shotgun sequence includes:
- the LOC123269919 gene encoding alkaline phosphatase, tissue-nonspecific isozyme-like, with amino-acid sequence MSTYLTMSTFAIFFFNFCLAVALEDASYWHSVASNELKESLSYSWNKNVAKNVILFIGDGMSVDTITASRIYRQGETSYLAWEKMPHVGMIKTYNTNKMVPDSASTATALFSGVKTNYKVVGVDNNVALDDCKGSLNPNFHTKSIIEWAQESGKDTGFVTTTRITHATPAPLYAHCPNRNWECEAKIPTNAKGCKDIARQLIEDSPGKNIKVIMGGGRQMLKSNSSGTKIDPIDTWACYSQDGRHLMEDWASDKSSRKVRHQIVQNNEQLRAVDPDDVDFLLGVFANGHLNMDWQRVDGPEGQPSLEEMTIMAIRVLRKAAKGFLLVVEGGLIDFAHHRGKAAQALRETVRLSDAVNATLEMVDLKDTLVIVTSDHSHSMAFNGYPERNSSILGIAQNSKYDGIPYTTLSYNTGGPNNFAYKVKDNKSVRIDPSKFNTSDFNYSQQAAFIGDEAYHGGGDVPIYATGPYAHLFHSTHEQNYVAHVIGYAAQIGPYHNSSAQLGRKYITIICLLTFIAFYCSKMR; translated from the exons ATGAGCACTTACCTAACAATGTCAACATtcgcaatatttttttttaatttttgtttggcGGTCGCATTAGAAG ATGCGAGTTATTGGCACAGTGTTGCTTCTAATGAGCTCAAAGAATCATTATCGTACTCTTGGAACAAGAATGTTgcgaaaaatgttattttgttCATCGGAGACGGTATGAGCGTCGATACAATAACGGCCAGCAGGATTTATCGTCAAGGGGAGACTAGTTATCTTGCTTGGGAAAAAATGCCCCATGTTGGTATGATTAag ACTTACAACACCAACAAAATGGTACCGGATTCCGCTTCTACGGCAACAGCGCTGTTCAGCGGCGTAAAGACTAACTACAAAGTAGTAGGCGTCGATAACAATGTGGCCCTAGATGACTGCAAGGGCAGTTTAAACCCCAACTTTCACACCAAGTCGATAATTGAATGGGCACAAGAATCTGGAAAAGATACTG GCTTTGTAACCACAACAAGAATCACCCACGCGACCCCAGCGCCTCTGTATGCGCACTGTCCAAACCGCAATTGGGAGTGCGAAGCGAAAATACCAACCAATGCGAAAGGTTGCAAGGACATAGCAAGGCAACTGATTGAAGATTCACCAGGCAAGAACATAAAAGTGATCATGGGTGGTGGACGGCAGATGCTAAAGTCGAATTCTTCGGGCACTAAAATCGACCCTATTGACACCTGGGCGTGCTACAGTCAAGACGGCCGCCATCTTATGGAAGACTGGGCAAGTGACAAGTCCTCCAGGAAGGTCAGGCACCAAATAGTCCAGAACAACGAGCAATTAAGAGCCGTAGACCCGGATGACGTTGATTTTCTCCTGGGAGTCTTCGCTAATGGACACCTTAACATGGACTGGCAGAGAGTTGATGGTCCTGAAGGACAACCTAGCTTGGAGGAGATGACTATCATGGCAATCAGGGTTCTAAGGAAGGCGGCTAAGGGGTTTCTATTGGTGGTTGAAGGCGGGTTGATTGATTTTGCTCATCATCGCGGAAAAGCTGCTCAAGCGCTCCGGGAAACTGTTAGATTGTCCGATGCTGTTAATGCTACCTTAGAAATGGTGGATCTGAAAGACACTTTAGTGATTGTTACAAGCGATCATTCGCATTCTATGGCTTTCAATGGGTATCCAGAGAGGAATTCTTCAATTTTGG gAATTgcgcaaaattcaaaatatgaCGGAATTCCATATACCACACTATCTTACAACACGGGAGGGCCCAACAATTTTGCATATAAAGTAAAAGACAACAAATCCGTGCGTATAGACCCTAGCAAGTTCAATACTTCTGATTTCAACTACAGCCAACAGGCGGCGTTCATCGGCGACGAAGCCTATCATGGTGGTGGTGATGTTCCTATTTATGCTACag gtcCTTACGCGCATTTATTCCACTCAACTCACGAGCAAAACTACGTCGCCCACGTGATAGGGTATGCTGCGCAGATCGGACCATATCATAACTCTTCTGCGCAACTGGGCCGGAAGTATATTACGATAATTTGCTTGCTTACTTTTATCGCGTTTTACTGCTCAAAAATGCGCTGA
- the LOC123269926 gene encoding sulfide:quinone oxidoreductase, mitochondrial — MMAINLKILSKVSLRVNFTREIHHRCKILVVGGGTAGCTMAAKLSKNYPNSPNHVIVLEPSEVHYYQPLFSLIGGGLSKFDSSKKFMSEILPKNAQWIKDSAMSFDPEANKVTTSNGDTIKYQLMIIAMGLQLHWDKIPGLVDSLKNPESQVCSIYGPETVTEVFKKIKRTSNGPCVFTFPNSPVKCPGAPQKIVYLAEDYWSKENKRKNLEVIYNTALPVIFGVKKYADALWEVCKSRNIIVNTQMSLVEVRDKEAVFVDLKNPDVKIIQKYSFLHVTPPMGPPETLKKHQSLTNEAGFLNVDPKTLQHMKYKNIYGLGDCTTTPNSKTMAAIASQSKVVHNHVLSFLNGKKSNLEYNGYASCPLVTGPGKCILAEFDYNLQPLETFPVDQKNEYWAMFMMKKYMFPFLYWNFMLKGQWSGPEFIRKSLAIFKSNK, encoded by the exons atgtAAGATTCTAGTCGTCGGCGGAGGAACCGCAGGCTGTACAATGGCAGCAAAACTCTCGAAAAACTACCCCAACTCTCCAAACCACGTAATCGTCTTAGAACCAAGCGAGGTTCATTACTATCAGCCATTGTTTTCCTTAATAGGTGGCGGGCTGAGCAAATTTGAttcctcaaaaaaatttatgtctgAAATTCTGCCGAAGAACGCCCAGTGGATCAAAGACAGCGCGATGTCTTTCGATCCTGAGGCCAACAAAGTCACCACCAGCAATGGAGACACCATCAAGTATCAATTGATGATCATCGCTATGGGTCTTCAGTTGCACTGGGATAAA ATTCCTGGATTGGTTGACAGTCTCAAAAATCCGGAGTCACAAGTCTGCTCGATCTATGGCCCTGAAACAGTGACGGAAGTCTTCAAGAAGATCAAGAGGACTTCTAATGGACCTTGTGTCTTCACTTTTCCAAATTCGCCGGTCAAATGTCCAGGTGCTCCACAAAAGATTGTTTACTTAGCTGAAGATTATTGGAGcaag GAGAACAAACGGAAAAATTTAGAAGTGATTTATAATACTGCACTTCCGGTGATCTTTGGCGTAAAGAAGTACGCAGACGCTTTGTGGGAAGTTTGCAAGAGTCGGAAcattattgttaacacccagaTGTCGTTGGTTGAAGTCAGAGATAAAGAAGCTGTTTTTGTGGATTTGAAGAATCCTGATGTTAAAATTATCCAAAAG TACTCATTCCTCCATGTGACTCCTCCAATGGGGCCTCCAGAAACTCTAAAGAAACATCAGTCACTGACCAACGAAGCAGGATTCCTCAATGTTGATCCTAAAACTTTGCAGCATATGAAGTACAAGAATATTTACGGGCTTGGAGACTGCACCACGACGCCTAATTCCAAAACTATGGCAGCCATTG CTTCGCAGTCAAAAGTTGTGCACAATCATGTACTGAGCTTCTTGAACGGCAAGAAGTCCAATTTAGAGTACAATGGCTACGCTTCTTGTCCTTTGGTGACTGGACCGGGAAAGTGCATCCTAGCGGAATTTGATTACAATCTCCAGCCGCTAGAAACGTTCCCAGTTGATCAGAAAAATGAATACTGGGCGATGTTCATGATGAAGAAGTATATGTTCCCGTTTCTTTATTGGAATTTTATGCTCAA aggTCAGTGGAGCGGGCCTGAATTCATTAGAAAGAGTCTAGCGATATttaaatctaataaataa
- the LOC123269934 gene encoding uncharacterized protein LOC123269934, producing the protein MEAPLLANKPTLVRRVSDLLKDGSQSTPLLFNNPSIQKLRHCCQNLNLFPYLLYSLGSKTSTEKFTLTQLIQRITDKIFLLYASVYASIRQRAHRAHSHNPQAAREKSPSKLSEEYFQQHSARPSAKKPHSLLIYAIYVSQVVLVTQLVTLLRIMFIGKFTPGFIFLFSAMLLLCCISMKVFFASNISQKVNRGKRKIE; encoded by the exons ATGGAGGCTCCTTTGTTGGCCAATAAGCCAACGCTAGTTCGACGTGtgtctgatttattaaaag ATGGCAGTCAAAGCACACCATTGCTCTTCAACAACCCATCCATCCAAAAGCTGCGGCACTGTTGCCAAAACCTTAACCTCTTCCCCTACTTGCTCTACTCCCTGGGTTCTAAAACGAGTACGGAAAAATTCACCCTCACCCAACTGATCCAGCGGATCACTGACAAGATCTTCCTCCTCTACGCCAGTGTTTACGCTTCGATCCGCCAGAGGGCCCACCGTGCTCATTCCCACAATCCCCAGGCTGCTAGGGAAAAATCTCCGAGCAAACTCAGCGAAGAATACTTCCAACAGCACTCAGCGCGCCCGTCAGCGAAGAAACCCCACTCTTTACTAATCTACGCCATCTACGTCTCACAAGTGGTACTTGTAACGCAATTAGTAACGCTGCTTCGCATAATGTTCATCGGAAAATTCACACCCGGGTTCATTTTCTTGTTCTCCGCCATGTTGCTTCTTTGCTGCATTTCGATGAAAGTTTTCTTCGCGTCGAATATTTCGCAAAAAGTTAATCGAGgcaagagaaaaattgaatag